Proteins encoded together in one Onychomys torridus chromosome 1, mOncTor1.1, whole genome shotgun sequence window:
- the LOC118579072 gene encoding D site-binding protein produces MARPLSDRTPGPLLLGGPAGAPPGGGALLGLRNLLQGTSKPKEPASCLLKEKERKVTLPPAPVPGPGLETAGPADAPSGAVGGGGSPRGRSGPVAGPSLFAPLLWERTLPFGDVEYVDLDAFLLEHGLPPSPPPPGGLSPAPSPARTPAPSPGPGSCGSSSPRSSPGHAPARATLGAAGGHRAGLTSRDTPSPVDPDTVEVLMTFEPDPADLALSSIPGHETFDPRRHRFSEEELKPQPIMKKARKVQVPEEQKDEKYWSRRYKNNEAAKRSRDARRLKENQISVRAAFLEKENALLRQEVVAVRQELSHYRAVLSRYQAQHGTL; encoded by the exons ATGGCGCGGCCTCTGAGCGACAGGACCCCGGGTCCCCTGCTGTTGGGAGGCCCGGCAGGGGCCCCCCCTGGCGGGGGAGCGTTGCTTGGGCTGCGGAACCTTCTGCAGGGGACCAGCAAGCCCAAAGAGCCGGCCAGCT GTCTCCTGAAGGAAAAGGAGCGGAAGGTGACTCTGCCCCCAGCTCCCGTCCCGGGACCGGGCCTGGAAACGGCTGGGCCAGCCGATGCCCCGAGCGGGGCAGTTGGCGGCGGTGGGTCCCCGCGGGGACGCTCGGGGCCGGTGGCTGGCCCGAGTCTTTTTGCGCCGCTGCTGTGGGAACGCACTTTGCCTTTCGGCGACGTGGAATACGTGGACCTGGACGCCTTCCTGCTGGAGCACGGGCTCCCGCCCAGCCCGCCGCCCCCCGGGGGCCTGTCGCCGGCACCCTCTCCTGCGCGCACGCCCGCGCCCTCCCCGGGGCCCGGCTCCTGCGGCTCCTCTTCCCCGCGCTCGTCGCCGGGGCACGCCCCCGCGCGGGCTACCCTGGGAGCCGCCGGCGGCCACCGCGCAG GCTTGACCTCTAGGGACACACCCAGTCCTGTGGACCCAGACACCGTGGAGGTGCTAATGACCTTTGAACCTGATCCAGCTGATCTTGCCCTGTCAAGCATTCCAGGCCATGAGACTTTTGACCCTCGGAGACACCGCTTCTCAGAGGAGGAGCTGAAGCCTCAGCCAATCATGAAGAAGGCAAGGAAAGTCCAGGTGCCAGAGGAACAGAAG gaTGAGAAGTACTGGAGCCGGAGGTACAAGAATAACGAGGCAGCCAAGAGGTCTCGAGACGCACGAAGACTCAAGGAGAATCAGATCTCTGTGCGGGCAGCCTTCCTGGAGAAGGAGAATGCCCTTCTGCGGCAGGAGGTGGTGGCTGTGCGGCAGGAGCTGTCTCACTACCGTGCTGTGCTTTCACGCTATCAGGCCCAGCACGGGACTCTGTGA
- the Rpl18 gene encoding 60S ribosomal protein L18: MGVDIRHNKDRKVRRKEPKSQDIYLRLLVKLYRFLARRTNSTFNQVVLKRLFMSRTNRPPLSLSRMIRKMKLPGRENKTAVVVGTVTDDVRILEVPKLKVCALRVSSRARSRILKAGGKILTFDQLALESPKGRGTVLLSGPRKGREVYRHFGKAPGTPHSHTKPYVRSKGRKFERARGRRASRGYKN; encoded by the exons ATG GGTGTTGACATTCGCCACAACAAGGACCGAAAGGTTCGGCGCAAGGAGCCCAAGAGCCAAGACATCTACCTTCGGCTGCTAGTCAAG CTGTACAGGTTTCTGGCCAGACGAACCAACTCGACCTTCAATCAGGTTGTGCTGAAAAGGTTATTTATGAGTCGCACTAACCGGCCACCTCTGTCCCTGTCCCGGATG ATCCGAAAGATGAAGCTTCCTGGCCGAGAGAACAAGACAGCTGTCGTTGTAGGGACGGTCACAGATGATGTGCGGATTCTCGAAGTGCCCAAACTGAAG GTATGTGCACTGCGGGTGAGCAGCCGCGCCCGAAGTCGCATTCTCAAGGCTGGGGGTAAGATCCTCACCTTCGACCAGCTGGCCCTGGAGTCTCCCAAGGGCCGAGGCACTGTGCTCCTGTCTG GTCCTCGGAAGGGCCGAGAGGTATACCGGCATTTTGGCAAGGCCCCAGGAACTCCACACAGCCATACCAA ACCCTATGTCCGCTCCAAGGGCCGGAAGTTTGAACGTGCCAGAGGCAGAAGGGCTAGCCGCGGCTACAAAAACTAA
- the Spaca4 gene encoding sperm acrosome membrane-associated protein 4 — MVLGWPLVLVLVLCPGATGIKDCVFCELTDSTQCPGTHMSCGDDEDCFIGHGVAQGVGPIINKGCVHSTSCGREEPVSYMGLTYSLTTTCCSGQLCNGGAGSDTGTPSLALGLQLLLGLLLLFQYCL, encoded by the coding sequence ATGGTCCTTGGCTGGCCACTGGTTCTGGTGTTGGTCCTGTGCCCGGGTGCGACAGGCATCAAGGACTGTGTCTTCTGTGAGCTGACTGACTCCACTCAGtgcccaggcacacacatgagcTGTGGGGACGACGAGGATTGCTTCATAGGTCACGGAGTAGCCCAGGGCGTGGGGCCCATCATCAACAAAGGCTGCGTGCACTCCACCAGCTGTGGCCGTGAGGAACCTGTCAGCTACATGGGCCTCACTTACAGCCTCACCACCACCTGCTGCTCTGGCCAACTTTGCAATGGGGGTGCTGGCTCTGATACAGGGACTCCCAGCCTGGCACTGGGTCTGCAGCTGCTCCTGGGCCTGTTGCTGCTATTTCAATACTGTCTGTGA
- the Sphk2 gene encoding sphingosine kinase 2, which translates to MAPPPLLPLASSTPILHGEFGSYPAHGPRFALTLTMQALHIQRLRPKPEARPRDGLVPLAEVSGCGTLQSRSPSDIAAYFCVYTYPRGRRGGRRRATRTFRADGATTYEENRAEAQRWATALMCLLRGVPLSGDQEITPELLPRRPRLLILVNPFGGRGLAWQRCMDHVVPMISEAGLSFNLIQTERQNHARELVQGLSLSEWEGIVTVSGDGLLYEVLNGLLDRPDWKDAVQMPIGVLPCGSGNALAGAVNHHGGFEPAVGVDLLLNCSLLLCRGGNHPLDLLSVTLASGSRCFSFLSVAWGFLSDVDIHSERFRALGSARFTLGAVLGLATLHTYRGRLSYLPATTEPAVPIPGHSLPRAKSELALAPAPAPAVTHSPLHRSVSDLPLPLPQPVLASPGSPEPLPGLSLNGSGPELTGDWGGAGDAPLSPDPLLPSPPYSPQASQLSPITEGPPEMPASSGFPPPTSSAPKVSTWGPEDHLLPPLGSPLPPGWVTIEGEFVLMLAILPSHLGADLVAAPHARFDDGVVHLCWVRSGISRAALARILLAMEHGKHFSLGCPHLGYAAAHAFRLEPLTPRGVLTVDGELVEYGPMQAQVHPSLATLLTGPAGQKP; encoded by the exons ATGGCCCCACCGCCACTACTGCCATTGGCTTCCAGTACTCCAATCCTGCACGGCGAGTTTGGTTCCTACCCAGCCCATGGCCCACGGTTTGCCCTCACCCTCACAATGCAGGCCCTGCACATACAGCGGCTGCGCCCAAAGCCAGAGGCCCGGCCCCGAGATGGTCTAGTCCCTCTGGCAGAGGTCTCAGGCTGTGGCACTCTGCAGAGCCGCAGCCCCTCAGACATTGCAGCCTACTTCTGTGTCTACACCTACCCACGGGGCCGGCGCGGGGGTCGGCGCAGAGCTACTCGTACCTTCCGGGCTGATGGTGCAACCACTTATGAGGAGAACCGTGCAGAGGCTCAGCGCTGGGCAACTGCCCTCATGTGTCTCCTCCGAGGAGTGCCTCTGTCTGGGGACCAGG aAATCACCCCTGAACTACTACCCCGGAGGCCCAGGCTGCTCATATTAGTTAATCCTTTTGGGGGGCGGGGCCTGGCCTGGCAGCGTTGTATGGATCACGTGGTGCCCATGATCTCCGAAGCTGGGCTGTCCTTTAACCTCATACAGACAG AACGACAGAACCATGCCCGTGAGCTGGTGCAGGGGTTGAGCCTGAGTGAGTGGGAAGGCATTGTTACTGTCTCCGGAGATGGGCTGCTTTATGAG GTGCTGAACGGGCTCCTTGATCGCCCAGATTGGAAAGATGCCGTGCAGATGCCCATTGGGGTCCTCCCCTGCGGTTCCGGCAATGCACTAGCTGGGGCGGTTAACCACCATGGCGG GTTTGAGCCGGCTGTGGGCGTTGACCTGCTGCTCAACTGCTCACTGCTTCTCTGCCGCGGTGGCAACCATCCCCTGGACCTGCTCTCCGTCACGCTAGCCTCGGGATCCCGCTGTTTTTCCTTCCTGTCAGTGGCCTGGGGATTCCTGTCAGATGTGGACATTCACAGCGAGCGTTTCAGGGCCCTGGGCAGCGCTCGATTCACACTAGGTGCAGTGCTAGGCCTAGCCACATTGCATACCTATCGTGGACGCCTCTCCTACCTCCCCGCTACCACAGAGCCAGCCGTGCCCATCCCAGGCCACAGCCTGCCTCGAGCCAAGTCAGAACTAGCCttggccccagccccagccccagccgtCACCCACTCACCCCTACATCGCTCAGTGTCtgacctgcccctgcctctgccccaaccTGTCTTGGCCTCCCCTGGCTCCCCTGAGCCCCTGCCTGGCCTTTCCCTCAATGGTAGTGGCCCAGAGCTGACTGGAGACTGGGGGGGAGCTGGGGATGCACCTCTGTCCCCAGACCCACTGCTGCCCTCACCCCCCTACTCTCCCCAAGCATCTCAGCTTTCACCCATCACTGAAGGGCCCCCGGAAATGCCAGCATCCTCGGGGTTCCCGCCTCCCACCTCCAGTGCTCCAAAAGTCTCTACCTGGGGCCCAGAGGAccaccttcttcctcccctcGGCTCTCCACTGCCCCCAGGCTGGGTGACAATTGAGGGGGAGTTTGTACTCATGTTGGCCATCTTGCCCAGCCACCTCGGTGCAGACCTGGTGGCCGCCCCACATGCTCGATTTGATGATGGCGTGGTGCACCTGTGCTGGGTGCGCAGTGGCATCTCACGGGCTGCGCTGGCCCGTATTTTGCTGGCCATGGAGCACGGGAAGCACTTCAGCTTGGGCTGCCCGCACCTGGGCTATGCTGCAGCTCATGCCTTCCGCCTAGAGCCTCTCACTCCGCGAGGCGTGCTCACTGTGGATGGGGAGTTGGTAGAGTACGGGCCAATGCAGGCGCAAGTGCATCCCAGTCTCGCCACACTGCTCACTGGGCCTGCGGGCCAAAAGCCGTAA
- the Fam83e gene encoding protein FAM83E: MAASQLAALEGEGLEAGEPALTKAGPGLYSEGQRFALEALLSSGEEAFQACVQQERLPPFLSADEAQALAAAAEDWTVPSQEPCGAGLGTTVTDGNIGSLTYWPGQSEEPAPLLRLGWPEDTSWKGITRAQLYTQPPGEGQPPIKELVRQEIQAARKLVAIVMDVFTDPDLLTDVVDAATRRWLPVYLLLDREHLPAFLVLAQQLGVNPWTTENLDVRTVQGHTFQSRRRRQVSGRVREKFLLLDGDRVISGSYSFTWSDSRLHRGLVTLLTGEIADAFSQEFRVLYAASRPLPPAGARSPVFSPSEGSQLPRSPHHVALRCPVAPVAPLPSDRPLAHRLAACHIVEGNRRETPTTGPALSDILRSVQRTRTASGPPTRPSRSLWDLSRLSQLSGSSDGDNELKKSWISKDTPARALMRQRGTGGGPRGEMDSHLLARSQPWGSPLPMIPARRLHYLSPAQRRLGDNATSDWASGSGPGRRR; this comes from the exons ATGGCGGCCTCCCAGCTGGCTGCGCTGgaaggagaggggctggaggctGGTGAGCCAGCCCTGACCAAGGCCGGTCCTGGCTTGTACTCTGAGGGCCAGCGGTTTGCACTGGAAGCACTGCTGAGCAGTGGGGAAGAGGCCTTCCAGGCCTGTGTGCAGCAGGAGAGGTTGCCCCCATTTCTGAGTGCAGATGAGGCTCAGGCCCTGGCCGCAGCTGCTGAAGACTGGACAGTAccaagccaggagccatgtggagCAGGTCTAGGGACCACTGTCACTGATGGGAATATTGGCAGCCTGACCTACTGGCCTGGGCAGTCTGAGGAGCCAGCACCCCTGTTGCGGCTGGGCTGGCCTGAGGACACTTCCTGGAAGGGTATCACCAGAGCTCAGCTCTACACTCAGCCACCAGGCGAAGGCCAACCACCGATTAAAGAGTTGGTACGCCAGGAGATCCAGGCTGCTCGAAAG CTGGTGGCCATAGTCATGGATGTCTTCACCGACCCTGACCTGCTCACAGACGTGGTGGATGCCGCCACACGCCGCTGGCTACCTGTCTATTTACTGCTTGACCGGGAGCATCTGCCTGCCTTCTTGGTACTAGCTCAGCAGCTAGGGGTGAACCCCTGGACCACTGAG AACCTGGACGTCCGGACTGTGCAGGGCCACACCTTCCAGAGCCGCAGGCGACGGCAGGTGAGCGGCCGTGTGCGGGAGAAGTTCCTGCTGCTGGACGGTGACAGGGTCATCTCGGGATCCTACAG CTTCACATGGAGTGATTCACGCCTGCACCGaggcctggtgaccttgctcacAGGAGAAATCGCAGACGCCTTCAGCCAGGAGTTCCGTGTCCTGTATGCGGCTTCCAGGCCTCTCCCACCAGCAGGGGCTAGAAGCCCGGTGTTCAGCCCTTCCGAGGGCTCACAGCTGCCCCGAAGCCCACACCACGTGGCCCTACGCTGTCCTGTGGCTCCTGTGGCTCCACTGCCATCTGACAGGCCTTTGGCTCACCGTCTGGCTGCCTGCCACATCGTCGAGGGGAACAGACGGGAGACCCccaccacagggccagctctcagTGACATCTTGAGGAGTGTACAGcgtaccaggacagccagtggTCCCCCAACCAGGCCCAGCCGCTCTTTGTGGGACCTCAGCCGCCTGTCCCAGCTCTCCGGCTCCAGTGATGGTGACAATGAG cTCAAGAAGTCCTGGATCTCCAAGGACACTCCAGCCCGGGCCCTGATGAGGCAGCGGGGtactggagggggacccagggGTGAGATGGATTCCCACCTGCTAGCCCGGTCACAGCCCTGGGGTAGCCCCCTCCCCATGATTCCAGCCCGCCGCCTGCATTACCTATCCCCAGCCCAAAGGAGGTTGGGAGACAATGCCACATCAGACTGGGCCTCTGGCTCGGGCCCTGGAAGGCGACGCTGA